In Streptomyces sp. NBC_00569, a single genomic region encodes these proteins:
- a CDS encoding sensor histidine kinase, which produces MRTPRRTPINGAPPKPAPLARGRRAHAGPPAEEDHTVDDPSAPTVPPARAAGRGLRPRTVRAKIVCLLMVPVVSLLALWAYATVTTAQDVARMRQLQRVDSTVRGPVADAVVALQAERTAAVAYAAKPAADRGDDLRKRTSATDKAVAKLRLGDGNTVADGADLPARVGERLSAFVTGTEKLRAVRSAVLGRRTGWEGAYGQYTKTIDSAFAVTGAVTGIQDDRLGSDARVLLEFSRSGEMLAREDSLLAAARLAGSLDGARLRLFTGAVDTRRTLAESAVADLPAPQRTAWRHLVEGSAYGDVHAVEDKALAARPGSAALAAAPALTWDSAHTTVQNRFRSIETDAARTAGVRADPITRGLLTPAGAAVLFGLLAVAASLVISVRIGRGLVIELISLRNRALEIARRKLPQAMRKLRAGEEIDVSAEAPEGPPAEDEIGQVAEALGTVHRAALRAAAERAELASGISGVFVNLARRSQVLVHRQLGLLDAMERRAEDPNELSDLFRLDHLTTRMRRHAESLIILSGAAPGRAWRTPVSLTNVVRAAVSEVEDYARVEVRQLPGASVQGAAVADLTHLLAELVENAAQFSPPHTKVRVSGEPVGNGYALEIEDRGLGMGKETLTEANNRIAHSEALDLFDSDRLGLFVVSRLAHRHGIKVHLRTSPYGGTTTVVLLPTPLLHAGTPERADTTQEHATEHHYARVPDPEAPHMNGKSVPAQGPRPAIAAAVHAVPDADTAHDAPPPPGVTALRLRRQPANNANNADDTDDESPDGLPKRVRQASLAPQLRERPEEQDSGAQHQEPDARTPEQARQRMAAFRDGWVRGGGRPPGTGSGPVPGRDSTEGDPT; this is translated from the coding sequence ATGCGTACACCCCGTAGGACCCCCATCAACGGCGCGCCGCCCAAGCCCGCGCCCCTGGCGCGCGGACGGCGCGCGCACGCCGGACCGCCCGCGGAAGAGGATCACACGGTGGACGACCCGTCCGCTCCGACCGTGCCTCCCGCACGCGCGGCCGGCCGAGGACTGCGGCCCCGCACCGTACGTGCCAAGATCGTGTGCCTCCTGATGGTGCCCGTCGTCTCGCTGCTCGCCCTCTGGGCGTACGCGACGGTCACCACCGCCCAGGACGTCGCCCGCATGCGGCAGTTGCAGCGGGTCGACTCCACGGTCCGTGGCCCTGTGGCCGACGCTGTCGTCGCGCTCCAGGCCGAACGCACCGCGGCCGTGGCCTACGCCGCGAAGCCGGCGGCCGACCGCGGTGACGACCTGAGGAAGCGCACTTCGGCGACCGACAAGGCCGTGGCGAAGCTCCGCCTCGGCGACGGCAACACCGTCGCGGACGGCGCCGATCTGCCCGCCCGCGTCGGTGAGCGCCTGTCGGCGTTCGTCACCGGGACCGAGAAACTGCGCGCCGTGCGCAGCGCGGTGCTCGGCCGACGCACCGGCTGGGAGGGCGCGTACGGCCAGTACACGAAGACGATCGACTCGGCGTTCGCGGTGACCGGCGCGGTGACCGGGATCCAGGACGACCGTCTCGGCTCCGACGCGCGCGTGCTGCTCGAGTTCTCACGGTCCGGCGAGATGCTCGCCCGCGAGGACTCCCTGCTCGCCGCCGCGCGGCTCGCGGGCTCCCTGGACGGCGCACGGCTACGGCTGTTCACCGGAGCGGTCGACACCCGGCGGACCCTCGCCGAATCGGCCGTCGCCGACCTCCCGGCACCGCAACGGACCGCCTGGCGCCACCTCGTGGAGGGGAGCGCGTACGGCGACGTACACGCCGTCGAGGACAAGGCGCTCGCCGCCAGGCCCGGCAGTGCGGCGCTCGCGGCGGCACCCGCACTCACCTGGGACAGCGCGCACACGACCGTGCAGAACCGGTTCCGCTCGATCGAGACGGACGCCGCGCGCACGGCCGGGGTCCGGGCGGATCCGATCACCCGCGGACTGCTCACGCCCGCGGGTGCCGCGGTCCTCTTCGGCCTGCTGGCCGTCGCCGCCTCCCTAGTGATCTCCGTACGCATCGGCCGGGGCCTGGTCATCGAACTGATCAGCCTGCGCAACAGAGCCCTGGAGATCGCCCGGCGCAAACTTCCGCAGGCCATGCGGAAACTGCGCGCCGGCGAGGAGATCGACGTCAGCGCCGAGGCACCGGAAGGCCCTCCCGCCGAGGACGAGATCGGGCAGGTCGCCGAGGCGCTCGGCACGGTGCACAGGGCAGCCCTGCGCGCCGCCGCCGAACGCGCGGAACTCGCCAGCGGGATCTCCGGGGTCTTCGTCAACCTCGCCCGCCGCAGCCAGGTCCTCGTACACCGTCAGCTCGGCCTCCTCGACGCCATGGAGCGCAGGGCCGAGGACCCGAACGAACTCAGCGACCTCTTCCGTCTCGACCACCTCACGACCCGCATGAGGCGCCACGCGGAAAGCCTGATCATCCTCTCCGGAGCCGCCCCGGGCCGCGCCTGGCGCACCCCCGTCTCGCTGACCAACGTGGTCCGCGCGGCCGTCTCCGAAGTCGAGGACTACGCGCGCGTGGAGGTACGGCAACTGCCCGGGGCCTCCGTACAGGGCGCGGCTGTCGCCGACCTCACCCATCTCCTGGCCGAACTCGTCGAGAACGCCGCCCAGTTCTCCCCACCGCACACCAAGGTGAGAGTCAGCGGCGAACCCGTCGGAAACGGCTACGCCCTGGAGATCGAGGACCGGGGCCTCGGCATGGGCAAGGAGACCCTCACCGAGGCCAACAACCGCATCGCCCACTCCGAAGCGCTCGACCTGTTCGACAGCGACCGGCTCGGGCTCTTCGTGGTCAGCCGGCTCGCCCACCGCCACGGCATCAAGGTGCACCTGCGCACCTCGCCCTACGGCGGCACCACCACGGTCGTCCTGCTGCCCACACCCCTGCTGCACGCCGGAACCCCGGAGCGGGCGGACACCACCCAGGAACACGCGACGGAGCACCACTACGCGCGCGTGCCCGACCCGGAAGCACCCCACATGAACGGCAAATCCGTGCCCGCCCAGGGGCCGCGCCCCGCCATCGCCGCCGCCGTACACGCCGTGCCGGACGCCGACACGGCTCACGACGCCCCACCACCCCCGGGAGTCACCGCCCTGCGCCTGCGCAGGCAGCCCGCGAACAACGCGAACAACGCGGACGACACCGACGACGAATCGCCGGACGGACTGCCCAAGCGGGTGCGGCAGGCGAGCCTCGCGCCCCAGCTGCGCGAGCGGCCGGAGGAGCAGGACAGCGGCGCACAGCACCAGGAACCCGACGCACGGACGCCCGAACAGGCACGGCAGCGCATGGCGGCCTTCCGTGACGGCTGGGTCCGGGGCGGCGGCCGCCCACCAGGAACCGGCTCAGGACCCGTGCCCGGCCGCGACAGCACCGAAGGAGATCCCACATGA
- a CDS encoding roadblock/LC7 domain-containing protein → MIQDPTMGAAPRSGELDWLLDDLVQRVAELRHAVVLSNDGLAVGASSGLGREDAEHLAAVASGFHSLAKGAGRHFGAGGVRQTMVEMDDGFLFVAAAGDGSCLAVLSTADADIGLVAYEMARMVKRVGEHLYTPPRFAAQPPAAG, encoded by the coding sequence ATGATCCAGGACCCCACCATGGGCGCCGCGCCCCGGTCCGGAGAACTCGACTGGCTCCTCGACGACCTGGTGCAGCGTGTGGCCGAGCTGAGGCACGCGGTCGTCCTGTCCAACGACGGGCTCGCCGTCGGCGCGTCGAGCGGTCTCGGCCGCGAGGACGCCGAACACCTGGCCGCCGTCGCCTCCGGCTTCCACAGCCTCGCCAAGGGGGCAGGCCGGCACTTCGGAGCGGGCGGCGTCCGCCAGACCATGGTCGAGATGGACGACGGCTTCCTCTTCGTCGCGGCCGCGGGCGACGGTTCCTGCCTCGCCGTCCTCAGCACGGCCGACGCCGACATCGGCCTCGTCGCCTATGAGATGGCCCGCATGGTCAAGCGGGTCGGCGAACACCTCTACACACCACCGCGGTTCGCCGCGCAGCCGCCCGCCGCCGGATGA
- a CDS encoding DUF742 domain-containing protein, with protein MNDHGHRDDQGQGSPDRSGSQWYDNEAGPLVRPYAMTGGRTSPGPRGVRFDLIALVKLDDAAPGKDDDTALGPEHRALIELCRTETQSVAELAAGTDLPVGVVRVLLGDLLDMGCVKVSRPVPPAQLPDEKILREVIDGLRAL; from the coding sequence ATGAACGATCACGGCCACAGGGACGACCAGGGACAGGGCAGCCCGGACAGGTCGGGCAGCCAGTGGTACGACAACGAGGCCGGGCCCCTGGTCCGCCCCTACGCGATGACCGGCGGGCGCACCTCACCCGGTCCCAGAGGGGTGCGTTTCGACCTGATCGCACTCGTCAAGCTCGACGACGCCGCGCCCGGCAAGGACGACGACACGGCGCTCGGTCCCGAGCACCGGGCGCTCATCGAGCTGTGCCGCACCGAGACGCAGTCGGTCGCCGAACTCGCCGCGGGCACCGACCTCCCCGTAGGGGTGGTCAGAGTGCTCCTGGGCGACCTTCTCGACATGGGTTGCGTCAAGGTCAGCCGGCCCGTGCCGCCCGCTCAGCTACCCGACGAAAAGATCTTGAGGGAAGTCATCGATGGCCTCCGAGCACTCTGA
- a CDS encoding GTP-binding protein, whose translation MASEHSEETNADSSALALKILVAGGFGVGKTTLVGAVSEIRPLRTEELLSELGQNVDDTGAVERKTTTTVAMDFGRITIRSGLSLYLFGTPGQDRFWFLWDELSQGALGAVVLADTRRLEDSFPAVDYFEHRRIPFVVAVNCFTNARAYGALEVSRALDLDRGTPVVLCDARDRDSGKEVLIRLVEYAGRMHTARLLDSVG comes from the coding sequence ATGGCCTCCGAGCACTCTGAAGAGACGAACGCCGACAGCTCCGCCCTGGCTCTGAAGATCCTGGTCGCGGGCGGATTCGGCGTGGGCAAGACCACCCTGGTCGGCGCCGTGAGCGAGATCCGACCGCTGCGCACCGAGGAACTGCTCAGCGAGCTCGGCCAGAACGTGGACGACACCGGAGCCGTGGAGCGCAAGACCACGACGACCGTCGCCATGGACTTCGGCCGCATCACCATCCGCTCCGGTCTCTCGCTCTATCTGTTCGGCACGCCGGGCCAGGACCGTTTCTGGTTTCTCTGGGACGAACTCTCGCAGGGCGCCCTGGGCGCCGTCGTCCTCGCGGACACCCGCCGGCTGGAGGACAGCTTTCCCGCCGTGGACTACTTCGAGCATCGCCGCATCCCGTTCGTGGTGGCGGTCAACTGCTTCACGAACGCGCGTGCTTACGGTGCCCTCGAGGTGTCGCGTGCCCTCGACCTCGACCGCGGGACCCCCGTCGTGCTGTGCGACGCCCGCGACCGCGACTCGGGGAAGGAGGTGCTGATCCGGCTCGTCGAGTACGCCGGGCGGATGCACACCGCCCGGCTCCTCGACTCCGTGGGCTGA
- a CDS encoding PPOX class F420-dependent oxidoreductase — MAHKMTDEEWRAFVSEGTRTAKLSTVRADGSPHIAPVWFVLDGEDLLFNTGKDTVKGRNLARDNRVALCVEDDRPPFSFTVIEGRAELVEDLGQLRESATRIGARYMGEDRAQEFGERNGVPGELLVRVRIEKVVALAGLTD, encoded by the coding sequence ATGGCACACAAGATGACCGATGAGGAATGGCGGGCGTTCGTCTCCGAGGGGACCCGTACCGCCAAGCTGTCCACCGTGCGGGCCGACGGCAGCCCGCACATCGCGCCTGTCTGGTTCGTCCTCGACGGCGAGGATCTCCTGTTCAACACCGGCAAGGACACCGTGAAGGGCCGCAATCTCGCCCGGGACAACCGGGTGGCCCTGTGCGTGGAAGACGACCGGCCGCCGTTCTCCTTCACCGTGATCGAGGGCCGTGCCGAACTCGTCGAGGACCTCGGGCAGTTGCGGGAGTCCGCCACGAGGATCGGCGCGCGCTACATGGGCGAGGACCGCGCCCAGGAGTTCGGCGAGCGCAACGGCGTGCCCGGCGAGCTCCTGGTGCGCGTGCGGATCGAGAAGGTCGTGGCCCTCGCGGGGCTCACCGACTGA
- a CDS encoding roadblock/LC7 domain-containing protein, with translation MADNEGLGWLLDDLTERVEHVRHALVLSNDGLVTGASSDLMREDAEHLAAVSSGLHSLAKGSGRHFGAGGVRQTMVEFDDAVLFVTAAGDGSCLCVLSSAEADIGQVAYEMTLLVNRVGEHLGVGARRAEGS, from the coding sequence ATGGCGGACAACGAGGGGCTCGGCTGGCTGCTGGACGACCTGACAGAGCGTGTCGAACATGTACGCCACGCTCTCGTCCTGTCCAACGACGGTCTGGTCACCGGAGCGAGCAGCGACCTCATGCGGGAGGACGCCGAGCATCTGGCGGCCGTGTCGTCCGGATTGCACAGCCTGGCCAAGGGATCCGGGCGGCACTTCGGTGCCGGCGGCGTCCGGCAGACGATGGTCGAGTTCGACGACGCCGTACTCTTCGTGACGGCCGCGGGTGACGGCAGCTGCCTGTGCGTCCTCAGCTCGGCCGAGGCCGACATCGGCCAGGTCGCCTACGAGATGACACTGCTCGTCAATCGGGTCGGCGAGCACCTCGGTGTGGGAGCCCGCCGAGCAGAAGGCTCCTGA
- a CDS encoding DUF6397 family protein, translating to MGGNTIATPATRVPTASLAQSRAARELGLKRGEFELAVRLGRVRTVPAHDGGRRRVAREEIERVRDTAGFPDSLRERVRAVGTTEGAGLMDFTTARFTRLARAGMLTPVRFYLNRYRAVVWLYLAEELREFATAEVNAPLMTGRAPDRMRARLDAGIDLRPRNWRSRHAGHLLGQSTDAWERAAAVASLLDPGTILELVKCPYERGYLSKLRPESAGHGAPDSPSARIAERIMTADDPHEISRLRASLLLSLAEARRLRPAPRPNAGTSVAADQERLAPATYSNGVAPPEPDVEAAGVATGAGEQCPVVAEPRRPSRGLLGWLRRRGA from the coding sequence ATGGGTGGCAACACGATTGCGACACCGGCCACGCGGGTACCCACCGCCTCGCTCGCCCAGAGCAGGGCGGCTCGCGAGCTGGGTCTGAAACGGGGCGAGTTCGAGCTGGCGGTACGACTCGGACGCGTCCGCACCGTACCGGCTCACGACGGCGGGCGCCGCCGTGTGGCCCGCGAGGAGATCGAGCGGGTGCGTGACACCGCGGGCTTCCCGGATTCGCTGCGGGAGCGTGTCCGGGCCGTGGGGACCACGGAAGGTGCGGGCCTCATGGACTTCACCACGGCGAGGTTCACCCGGCTAGCCCGCGCGGGGATGCTGACGCCGGTCCGCTTCTACCTCAATCGCTACCGGGCTGTGGTCTGGCTCTATCTGGCCGAAGAGCTACGGGAGTTCGCGACGGCAGAGGTCAACGCACCGCTGATGACGGGACGCGCACCCGACCGAATGCGCGCCCGCCTCGACGCGGGGATCGACCTCCGGCCCCGGAACTGGCGGTCGCGGCACGCGGGCCACCTGCTCGGGCAGAGCACCGACGCATGGGAGCGCGCCGCCGCCGTCGCATCCCTCCTGGACCCGGGGACGATCCTGGAACTCGTCAAGTGCCCCTACGAGCGCGGCTATCTGAGCAAACTGCGGCCCGAGTCGGCCGGTCACGGGGCGCCCGACTCGCCATCGGCACGCATCGCCGAGCGGATCATGACAGCGGACGACCCGCACGAGATCAGCCGGCTGAGGGCGAGCCTGCTGCTCAGCCTGGCGGAGGCGCGACGCCTGAGGCCCGCGCCGCGACCGAACGCGGGCACTTCCGTCGCCGCGGACCAAGAACGGCTCGCGCCGGCCACGTACTCAAATGGAGTGGCCCCGCCGGAGCCGGATGTCGAGGCGGCGGGAGTGGCCACCGGGGCGGGCGAGCAGTGTCCGGTCGTGGCCGAGCCACGCCGCCCGTCGCGCGGACTGCTCGGCTGGCTGCGCCGCAGAGGAGCTTGA
- a CDS encoding tetratricopeptide repeat protein, whose amino-acid sequence MTGSADRDASLARAVRLREDGLREEAREQLVELSARFPDDAEIAYQTAWVHDALGLEADAVPYYVRALAGSGLTADDRRGALLGLGSTYRTLGRYPEAVATLSGGVTEFPGDNALQTFLAMALYNVGRAHDGMRLLLTVLAETSGDADLIAYRPAIEHYAKDLDATDLDATDLDATGLDAVE is encoded by the coding sequence GTGACCGGATCCGCCGACCGGGACGCCTCGCTCGCCCGGGCCGTGCGGCTGCGCGAGGACGGCCTGCGCGAGGAGGCCCGCGAGCAGCTGGTCGAGCTGTCCGCCCGGTTCCCCGACGACGCCGAGATCGCGTACCAGACGGCCTGGGTCCACGACGCTCTCGGACTCGAGGCGGACGCCGTTCCGTACTACGTGCGGGCACTCGCCGGCTCCGGTCTGACTGCGGACGACCGGCGTGGCGCTCTGCTCGGTCTGGGCAGCACGTACCGCACTCTCGGCCGCTACCCGGAGGCGGTCGCCACGCTGAGCGGCGGCGTCACCGAGTTCCCGGGGGACAACGCCCTGCAGACGTTCCTGGCCATGGCCCTGTACAACGTGGGTCGCGCGCACGACGGGATGCGGCTGTTGCTCACCGTTCTCGCGGAGACGAGCGGCGATGCGGACCTCATCGCGTACCGGCCGGCCATCGAGCACTACGCCAAGGACCTCGACGCCACAGATCTGGACGCCACCGACCTCGACGCCACAGGTCTCGACGCCGTCGAATAG
- a CDS encoding acyl-CoA thioesterase, which produces MTNPAERLVDLLDLEQIEVNIFRGRSPQESLQRVFGGQVAGQALVAAGRTTEGDRPVHSLHAYFLRPGRPGVPIVYQVERVRDGRSFTTRRVTAVQQGRTIFNLTASFHKPEDGSFEHQLPPAREVPDPESLPTIADEVKAHLGALPETLELMARRQPFDIRYVDRLGWSPEDIESAEPRSAVWMRAVGPLGDDPLVHTCALTYASDMTLLDAVRIPVEPLWGQRGFDMASLDHAMWFHRPFRADEWFLYDQESPIATGGRGLARGRIYDADGHLLVSVVQEGLFRKLGE; this is translated from the coding sequence ATGACGAACCCGGCTGAGCGGCTCGTCGACCTGCTCGACCTGGAGCAGATCGAGGTCAACATCTTCCGGGGCCGCAGCCCGCAGGAGTCTTTGCAGCGGGTCTTCGGCGGCCAGGTGGCCGGCCAGGCGCTCGTCGCGGCGGGCCGCACCACCGAGGGCGACCGGCCCGTGCACTCGCTGCACGCGTACTTCCTGCGTCCGGGCCGTCCCGGCGTGCCCATCGTGTACCAGGTCGAACGGGTCCGCGACGGCCGGTCGTTCACGACGCGTCGCGTCACCGCCGTGCAGCAGGGCCGCACGATCTTCAATCTGACCGCCTCCTTCCACAAGCCCGAGGACGGGAGCTTCGAGCACCAGCTGCCGCCGGCGCGCGAGGTTCCCGATCCGGAGTCCCTGCCGACGATCGCCGACGAGGTCAAAGCCCATCTGGGCGCGCTGCCCGAGACGTTGGAGCTCATGGCGCGGCGCCAGCCCTTCGACATCCGGTACGTGGACCGGCTGGGCTGGTCACCCGAGGACATCGAGAGCGCCGAGCCGCGCAGCGCGGTGTGGATGCGCGCGGTCGGGCCCCTCGGCGACGACCCGCTCGTGCACACCTGCGCTCTCACGTACGCGAGCGACATGACCCTCCTCGACGCCGTGCGCATCCCCGTGGAACCGCTGTGGGGGCAGCGCGGTTTCGACATGGCCTCGCTCGACCACGCCATGTGGTTCCACCGTCCCTTCCGTGCGGACGAGTGGTTCCTGTACGACCAGGAGTCCCCGATCGCGACGGGCGGCCGCGGCCTGGCGCGCGGCCGGATCTACGACGCCGACGGACACCTCCTCGTGTCCGTGGTGCAAGAGGGCCTCTTCCGGAAGCTCGGGGAGTGA
- a CDS encoding DEAD/DEAH box helicase: MTLIDQLPQTADPDALYEAFESWAEERGITLYPHQEEALIEVVSGANVIVSTPTGSGKSMIAAGAHFAALARDEVTFYTAPIKALVSEKFFELCKLFGTENVGMLTGDASVNADAPVICCTAEILASIALRDGARADIGQVVMDEFHFYAEGDRGWAWQIPLLELPQAQFILMSATLGDVAMFEKDLTRRTGRPTSVVSSATRPVPLSYEYRLTPLTETLTELLDTRQAPVYIVHFTQAQAVERAQALMSINMCTREEKEKIADLIGNFRFTTKFGRNLSRYVRHGIGVHHAGMLPKYRRLVEKLAQAGLLKVICGTDTLGVGVNVPIRTVLFTALTKYDGTRVRTLRAREFHQIAGRAGRAGFDTAGLVVAQAPEHVIENEKALSKAGDDPKKRRKVVRKKAPEGFVGWTENTFEKLIGSAPEPLTSRFRVTHMMLLAVIARPGNAFDAMRHLLEDNHEPRKQQLRHIRRAIAIYRSLLDGGIVEKLDEPDPTGRIVRLTVDLQQDFALNQPLSTFALASFDLLDKDSPSYALDMVSVVESTLDDPRQILAAQQNKARGEAVAAMKSDGVEYEDRMERLQEVTYPKPLDELLYHAYDVYRRSHPWVGDHPLSPKSVIRDMYERAMTFTEFVSFYELARTEGIVLRYLAGAYKTLEHTVPDDLKSEDLEDLIAWLGEMVRQVDSSLLDEWEQLANPEVMTAEEAQEKADQVKPVTANARAFRVLVRNAMFRRVELAALDNVDELGELDADAGWDADAWGEAMDKYWDEYEDLGTGPDARGPKLLRIEEDPAHGLWRVRQTFADPNGDHDWGIGAEVDLEASDAEGRAVIRVTDVGQL; the protein is encoded by the coding sequence GTGACCCTTATCGATCAGCTGCCGCAGACCGCCGACCCCGACGCCCTCTACGAGGCTTTCGAGTCGTGGGCCGAGGAGCGCGGGATCACCCTCTATCCCCACCAGGAGGAGGCGCTGATCGAGGTGGTGTCCGGGGCGAACGTGATCGTCTCGACGCCCACCGGGTCCGGCAAGAGCATGATCGCCGCCGGTGCGCACTTCGCGGCGCTCGCGCGGGACGAGGTCACCTTCTACACGGCACCGATCAAGGCGCTGGTCTCCGAGAAGTTCTTCGAGCTGTGCAAGCTCTTCGGCACGGAGAACGTCGGCATGCTCACGGGTGACGCGTCGGTCAACGCCGACGCCCCCGTGATCTGCTGCACCGCCGAGATCCTCGCGTCCATCGCGCTGCGCGACGGGGCACGCGCCGACATCGGCCAGGTCGTGATGGACGAGTTCCACTTCTACGCGGAGGGCGACCGCGGCTGGGCCTGGCAGATTCCCCTGCTCGAACTCCCCCAGGCGCAGTTCATCCTCATGTCGGCGACGCTCGGCGACGTCGCCATGTTCGAGAAGGACCTGACGCGGCGCACCGGCCGCCCCACGTCCGTGGTCAGCTCCGCGACGCGTCCGGTTCCCCTGTCCTACGAGTACCGGCTCACGCCGCTCACGGAGACGCTGACCGAGCTGCTCGACACCCGGCAGGCCCCGGTCTACATCGTGCACTTCACGCAGGCGCAGGCCGTCGAGCGCGCGCAGGCACTCATGAGCATCAACATGTGCACGCGCGAGGAGAAGGAGAAGATCGCCGACCTGATCGGCAACTTCCGCTTCACCACCAAGTTCGGCCGCAACCTGTCGCGCTACGTGCGGCACGGGATCGGCGTGCATCACGCGGGCATGCTGCCCAAGTACCGGCGCCTGGTCGAGAAGCTCGCGCAGGCCGGCCTCCTGAAGGTCATCTGCGGTACGGACACGCTGGGCGTGGGCGTCAACGTGCCCATCCGTACCGTCCTTTTCACCGCTCTGACGAAGTACGACGGGACGCGGGTGCGGACGCTGCGCGCGCGGGAGTTCCACCAGATCGCGGGCCGGGCCGGCCGGGCCGGGTTCGACACGGCGGGCCTCGTCGTGGCGCAGGCGCCCGAGCACGTCATCGAGAACGAGAAGGCGCTCTCGAAGGCGGGGGACGACCCGAAGAAGCGCCGCAAGGTGGTCCGCAAGAAGGCGCCCGAGGGCTTCGTCGGCTGGACCGAGAACACCTTCGAGAAGCTGATCGGCTCCGCTCCGGAGCCGCTGACGTCCCGCTTCCGGGTGACGCACATGATGCTGCTCGCGGTCATCGCCCGCCCCGGCAACGCCTTCGACGCCATGCGCCACCTCCTCGAGGACAACCACGAGCCGCGCAAGCAGCAGCTGCGGCACATCCGCCGCGCGATCGCCATCTACCGCTCGCTCCTCGACGGCGGCATCGTGGAGAAGCTCGACGAGCCCGACCCCACGGGCCGGATCGTGCGCCTGACGGTCGATCTCCAGCAGGACTTCGCCCTCAACCAGCCGCTGTCGACGTTCGCCCTCGCCTCCTTCGACCTGCTCGACAAGGACTCGCCGTCGTACGCGCTCGACATGGTGTCCGTCGTGGAGTCGACACTCGACGACCCGCGGCAGATCCTCGCCGCCCAGCAGAACAAGGCGCGCGGTGAGGCCGTCGCGGCGATGAAGTCCGACGGCGTCGAGTACGAGGACCGCATGGAGCGGCTCCAGGAGGTCACGTACCCGAAGCCTCTGGACGAGCTGCTCTACCACGCGTACGACGTGTACCGCAGGAGCCACCCGTGGGTGGGTGACCACCCGCTGTCGCCGAAGTCCGTGATCCGTGACATGTACGAACGGGCCATGACCTTCACGGAGTTCGTGTCCTTCTACGAGCTCGCCCGCACCGAGGGCATCGTGCTGCGTTACCTCGCCGGCGCGTACAAGACGCTTGAGCACACGGTCCCCGACGACCTCAAGTCCGAGGACCTCGAGGACCTGATCGCCTGGCTGGGCGAGATGGTCCGTCAGGTCGACTCCAGCCTTCTCGACGAGTGGGAGCAGCTCGCCAACCCCGAGGTCATGACGGCCGAGGAGGCCCAGGAGAAGGCCGACCAGGTCAAGCCGGTCACGGCGAACGCGCGCGCGTTCCGTGTGCTCGTCCGCAACGCCATGTTCCGCCGGGTCGAGCTGGCCGCCCTCGACAACGTCGACGAACTGGGCGAGCTGGACGCCGACGCGGGCTGGGACGCGGACGCCTGGGGCGAGGCCATGGACAAGTACTGGGACGAGTACGAAGATCTCGGCACCGGTCCCGACGCCCGCGGGCCGAAGCTGCTGCGGATCGAGGAGGACCCCGCGCACGGCCTGTGGCGGGTGCGCCAGACGTTCGCCGATCCGAACGGCGATCACGACTGGGGCATCGGCGCCGAGGTCGATCTCGAGGCGTCCGACGCGGAGGGCCGTGCCGTCATCCGCGTCACGGATGTCGGCCAGCTGTAG
- a CDS encoding metal-dependent hydrolase — MMGPAHSLSGAAAWLGVGAAAAAAGHPMPWPVVLVGALICAGAALAPDLDHKAATISRAFGPVSRGLCEIVDKLSYAVYKATRMKGDPRRSGGHRTLTHTWLWAVLIGAGASAAAIFGGRWAVLALLFVHMVLAIEGLLWRAARGSSSDVLVWLLAGTSAWILAGILDKPGNGSDWLFTQPGQEYLWLGLPIVLGALVHDIGDALTVSGCPVLWPIPIGRKRWYPIGPPKMMRFRAGSWVELKVLMPVFMLLGGVGCAAALNVI; from the coding sequence ATGATGGGACCGGCACACTCGCTGTCAGGAGCAGCGGCCTGGCTGGGGGTGGGCGCGGCCGCGGCCGCCGCCGGGCACCCCATGCCCTGGCCCGTCGTACTCGTCGGGGCACTGATCTGCGCGGGCGCAGCCCTCGCCCCCGACCTGGACCACAAGGCGGCCACCATCTCGCGGGCCTTCGGCCCAGTGTCGCGCGGCCTGTGCGAGATCGTCGACAAGCTGTCGTACGCGGTCTACAAGGCGACCCGTATGAAGGGCGACCCGCGCCGTTCCGGCGGACACCGCACCCTCACGCACACCTGGCTGTGGGCGGTCCTCATCGGAGCCGGCGCCTCGGCCGCGGCGATCTTCGGCGGGCGCTGGGCGGTCCTCGCCCTCCTCTTCGTCCACATGGTGCTCGCCATCGAGGGCCTGTTGTGGCGGGCGGCTCGGGGCTCCAGCAGCGACGTCCTGGTGTGGCTGCTGGCCGGGACCAGCGCCTGGATACTCGCCGGAATCCTCGACAAGCCGGGCAACGGGTCGGACTGGCTGTTCACGCAGCCCGGCCAGGAGTACCTGTGGCTGGGCCTGCCCATCGTCCTGGGCGCCCTGGTGCACGACATCGGGGACGCGCTCACGGTCTCCGGCTGCCCGGTCCTGTGGCCCATCCCCATCGGCCGCAAGCGCTGGTACCCGATCGGTCCGCCCAAGATGATGCGCTTCCGCGCGGGCAGCTGGGTCGAGCTCAAGGTGCTGATGCCGGTGTTCATGCTGCTCGGCGGAGTGGGGTGCGCGGCCGCGCTCAACGTCATCTGA